In the genome of Flavivirga spongiicola, one region contains:
- the deoC gene encoding deoxyribose-phosphate aldolase has product MRPINQYIDHTLLKATATTNDIAMLCEEAKIHKFFSVCINSCHVALAKEKLQDSDVKICSVVGFPLGSMSTKAKVAEATLALNNGADEIDMVINLGLLKSKNFDGVWKDIEAVKKCMPNNILKVILETCYLEELEIIKASELAIQSGADFIKTSTGFGPGGATLHDVKLMKSVCSNGTKIKASGGIRDYKTAMEYINLGVDRLGTSSGIAILKGASSNSNY; this is encoded by the coding sequence ATGAGACCAATCAATCAATATATAGATCATACACTTCTAAAAGCAACTGCCACAACAAATGATATTGCTATGCTTTGTGAAGAGGCAAAAATACACAAGTTTTTCTCTGTTTGTATAAATAGCTGCCATGTGGCTTTAGCCAAAGAAAAATTACAAGACAGTGACGTTAAAATTTGTAGCGTTGTTGGTTTTCCTTTAGGATCAATGAGCACTAAAGCCAAAGTAGCAGAAGCAACCTTAGCTTTAAATAATGGAGCAGATGAAATTGACATGGTCATTAATCTTGGTTTATTAAAAAGTAAAAACTTTGATGGTGTATGGAAAGATATTGAAGCTGTAAAAAAGTGTATGCCAAATAATATCTTAAAAGTTATTTTAGAGACATGCTATCTTGAAGAATTAGAAATAATCAAAGCCAGTGAATTAGCTATACAAAGCGGTGCAGATTTTATAAAAACATCAACAGGTTTTGGGCCAGGTGGAGCTACATTACATGACGTGAAACTTATGAAAAGTGTTTGTTCAAATGGTACTAAAATAAAAGCCTCTGGAGGCATAAGAGATTATAAAACAGCTATGGAATATATTAATTTAGGTGTTGATCGTTTAGGTACTTCATCTGGGATTGCCATTCTAAAAGGTGCTTCTTCAAATTCAAACTACTAA
- the deoC gene encoding deoxyribose-phosphate aldolase encodes MDISKYIDYTLLDPTSTERNIIDLCHEAKRNSFYAVCVNSSYVALAKQLLEKTDVKICSVIGFPLGSMATASKVYEAKQAISDGADEIDMVINLGFLKSKNYVSVLKDITDVKLAMGDKPLKVILEVSELNKNEIIKACEISLDANVDYIKTSSGFSKSGATLTVVKIIKKTVKDFIKICASGGINDVETATKYVDIGVSRVATSSEFKIKQSV; translated from the coding sequence ATGGATATATCCAAGTATATTGATTATACACTTTTAGACCCTACTTCTACAGAACGTAATATTATAGATCTATGTCATGAGGCAAAAAGAAATAGCTTCTATGCTGTTTGCGTTAATAGTTCATACGTAGCATTAGCAAAACAACTATTAGAAAAAACAGATGTTAAAATTTGTTCAGTTATTGGTTTTCCTCTTGGGTCTATGGCAACAGCTTCAAAAGTTTACGAAGCAAAGCAAGCTATTAGTGATGGAGCAGATGAAATTGATATGGTTATTAATCTTGGATTTCTTAAAAGTAAAAATTATGTGTCTGTTTTAAAAGATATCACCGATGTTAAACTTGCCATGGGAGATAAACCTTTAAAAGTTATTTTAGAAGTTTCTGAGTTAAACAAAAATGAAATCATAAAAGCCTGTGAAATTTCTCTAGACGCCAATGTAGATTACATTAAAACATCTAGCGGGTTTTCAAAAAGTGGAGCAACATTAACTGTTGTTAAAATTATAAAAAAAACAGTTAAAGATTTTATTAAAATTTGCGCATCTGGTGGTATTAATGACGTTGAAACTGCTACAAAATATGTTGACATAGGCGTTAGTAGAGTTGCTACTTCATCAGAATTTAAAATAAAACAATCCGTGTAA
- a CDS encoding acyl-CoA thioesterase encodes MNQLLDVLRSKTKIRFQDCDPFNHLNNGSYINYFMNHREDALIDNYDIDIFKMAKKEGKGWVSSSNQIAYLKPAFLMETVVLESQLIRFTNSQLHVEMRMYNEDKSHLKAIIWCGFVHFNLLTQKREIHTEDLMQLFENVKNPVNVFTFEERLNQLKSNAIVKT; translated from the coding sequence ATGAATCAATTATTAGACGTTTTACGAAGCAAAACAAAAATCAGATTTCAAGACTGCGACCCATTTAATCATTTAAACAATGGAAGTTATATCAATTATTTTATGAATCATCGTGAAGATGCTTTGATAGATAATTATGATATAGATATTTTTAAAATGGCAAAAAAAGAAGGTAAGGGATGGGTTTCTAGCAGCAACCAAATTGCTTACTTAAAACCCGCATTTTTAATGGAAACTGTCGTTTTAGAGTCTCAATTAATACGTTTCACAAACAGTCAATTACATGTAGAAATGCGCATGTATAACGAAGACAAAAGCCATTTAAAGGCCATCATCTGGTGCGGTTTTGTTCATTTTAATTTATTGACACAAAAACGAGAAATACACACAGAAGATTTAATGCAACTTTTTGAAAATGTTAAGAATCCTGTCAACGTATTTACATTTGAAGAACGTTTAAATCAATTAAAATCGAATGCAATCGTAAAAACTTAA
- a CDS encoding TetR/AcrR family transcriptional regulator — translation MTTKAELTSQYILETIAPIFNKNGYAATSLSDITNATGLTKGAIYGNFKNKEDLAIASFKFTVKAMMKRIADHLSISDSPIEKLFLITDFYRNYYDYSKQLGGCPVLNIGVDANNQNTLLLQKVRQVIERIQDQVATIIEDGIEAGEISSEVNAMYFAKRLDTMIQGAIFMTYTMDDDFYIQDTMDLIDDIIGKELKI, via the coding sequence ATGACTACAAAAGCAGAGCTTACTTCGCAATATATTTTAGAAACTATTGCTCCCATTTTCAACAAAAATGGTTACGCAGCAACCAGTTTAAGTGATATAACTAATGCTACAGGTCTAACTAAAGGTGCTATATATGGTAATTTTAAAAACAAAGAAGATTTAGCAATAGCCTCTTTTAAATTCACTGTTAAAGCTATGATGAAAAGAATTGCAGATCATTTGTCTATTAGCGATTCTCCTATCGAAAAGTTATTTCTCATAACCGATTTTTATAGAAACTACTATGACTACAGCAAGCAACTTGGTGGTTGTCCAGTTTTAAATATTGGTGTAGATGCAAATAATCAAAATACTCTTTTACTTCAAAAAGTAAGACAAGTTATTGAACGTATTCAAGACCAAGTAGCAACCATAATTGAGGATGGTATTGAAGCGGGAGAAATCTCGTCAGAAGTAAATGCTATGTATTTTGCTAAACGATTAGATACCATGATACAAGGTGCCATATTTATGACCTACACCATGGATGATGATTTTTATATCCAAGATACTATGGATTTGATAGATGATATCATAGGCAAAGAACTAAAAATATAA
- the clpB gene encoding ATP-dependent chaperone ClpB, with product MNLNNYTIKSQEAIQQAQQIAQGFSHQQIENEHIFKGIFEVDENVLPFILKKLNVNIAILQQALDKQLESFSKVSGSELMLSREAGKSLNEASIIAKKMKDDFVSIEHLILAVFKSNSKIAQMLKDQGINEKGLKSAIEELRKGENVTSQSQEDTYNSLNKYAKNLNQLAKDGKLDPVIGRDEEIRRILQILSRRTKNNPILVGEPGTGKTAIAEGLAHRIIDGDIPENLKDKQIFALDMGALIAGAKYKGEFEERLKAVIKEVTTSEGDIVLFIDEIHTLVGAGGGQGAMDAANILKPALARGELRAIGATTLDEYQKYFEKDKALERRFQKVMVDEPDTESAISILRGIKEKYETHHKVRIKDEAIIGAVELSERYITNRFLPDKAIDLMDEAASKLRMEINSKPEELDVLDRKIMQLEIEIEAIKREKDESKLKSLRLDLANIKETRNDINAKWKSEKEVVDNIQNTKQDIENYKLEAERAERDGDYGKVAELRYGKIKDAQEQLETFQKQLQAQPENSLIKEEVTYDDIAEVVAKWTGIPVTKMVQSEREKLLRLENELHKRVVGQEEAIVAVSDAVRRSRAGLQNSKKPIGTFLFLGTTGVGKTELAKALAEYLFDDENAMTRIDMSEYQERHAVSRLVGAPPGYIGYDEGGQLTEAVRRKPYSVVLLDEIEKAHPDTFNILLQVLDEGHLTDNKGRVADFKNTIIIMTSNIGSHLIQDRFEATKDMDSAIESAKIDVLGVLKQSVRPEFLNRIDDIIMFTPLSKEHITAIVGLQLKALTKMIGQQGITFDATQEAIAYLAEKGYNPEYGARPVKRVIQKEVLNALSKEILAGKVTTDSIILLDAFDDKLVFRNQVLETKR from the coding sequence ATGAATTTAAATAATTATACAATAAAATCCCAAGAAGCCATTCAACAAGCACAGCAAATTGCTCAAGGCTTCTCACATCAACAAATTGAAAATGAACATATTTTTAAAGGCATTTTTGAAGTTGATGAAAACGTTTTACCATTCATTTTAAAAAAATTGAATGTAAATATCGCCATACTTCAACAAGCTTTAGACAAACAATTGGAAAGTTTTTCAAAAGTTTCTGGTAGCGAACTCATGCTATCACGTGAAGCGGGAAAAAGCCTTAATGAAGCATCAATCATTGCTAAAAAGATGAAAGATGACTTCGTTTCCATAGAACATCTCATTTTGGCTGTTTTTAAATCGAACAGCAAAATAGCGCAAATGCTAAAAGACCAAGGAATAAATGAAAAAGGCTTGAAAAGCGCTATTGAGGAATTACGCAAAGGTGAAAATGTGACCTCACAAAGTCAGGAGGATACTTATAATTCATTAAACAAATACGCAAAAAACTTAAATCAATTAGCAAAAGACGGGAAATTAGACCCAGTTATTGGTCGTGATGAAGAAATACGACGTATCCTTCAGATTTTATCACGTAGAACCAAAAACAACCCCATACTTGTTGGTGAACCAGGAACTGGTAAAACAGCTATCGCCGAAGGTTTAGCACATAGAATTATTGACGGGGATATTCCTGAAAACCTTAAAGACAAACAAATTTTTGCTTTAGATATGGGTGCCTTAATTGCAGGGGCTAAATATAAAGGGGAGTTTGAAGAACGTTTAAAAGCCGTCATTAAAGAAGTTACCACAAGTGAAGGCGATATTGTTTTATTTATAGATGAAATCCATACCCTTGTCGGCGCTGGTGGCGGGCAAGGCGCTATGGACGCAGCAAATATTTTAAAACCGGCTTTAGCCCGAGGCGAACTTCGTGCCATTGGAGCAACGACCTTAGACGAGTATCAAAAATATTTTGAAAAAGACAAAGCTTTAGAGCGTCGCTTTCAAAAAGTAATGGTCGATGAGCCAGATACAGAAAGTGCCATCTCCATATTACGAGGTATTAAAGAGAAATATGAAACACATCATAAAGTTCGTATAAAAGATGAAGCCATTATTGGGGCTGTTGAATTATCAGAACGCTATATTACCAATCGTTTTCTACCGGACAAAGCTATTGACTTAATGGATGAGGCTGCTTCTAAATTACGCATGGAAATCAACTCTAAACCAGAAGAACTGGATGTTTTAGATAGAAAGATTATGCAATTAGAAATTGAAATTGAAGCTATTAAACGAGAAAAGGACGAATCTAAATTAAAATCACTCAGATTGGATTTAGCCAATATAAAAGAAACTAGGAACGACATTAATGCAAAATGGAAAAGTGAAAAAGAGGTTGTTGATAATATCCAAAATACAAAGCAAGATATTGAAAATTATAAATTAGAAGCAGAACGTGCAGAACGGGATGGTGATTATGGAAAAGTAGCAGAATTACGCTATGGAAAAATCAAAGATGCTCAAGAACAACTTGAAACGTTTCAAAAACAATTACAAGCACAACCTGAAAACTCTTTGATTAAAGAAGAAGTAACTTATGATGATATTGCAGAAGTCGTTGCAAAATGGACAGGAATTCCAGTGACAAAAATGGTTCAGAGTGAGCGTGAAAAATTGCTTAGACTTGAAAATGAGTTACATAAACGTGTGGTTGGTCAAGAAGAAGCCATTGTTGCCGTTAGTGATGCCGTTAGAAGAAGTCGAGCAGGTTTACAAAATTCAAAAAAACCGATTGGTACATTCCTTTTTTTAGGAACAACCGGTGTTGGAAAAACAGAATTAGCTAAAGCTTTAGCAGAATACCTTTTTGATGATGAAAATGCCATGACTCGTATTGATATGAGCGAATACCAAGAACGGCATGCGGTAAGCAGATTGGTTGGAGCACCTCCAGGCTACATTGGGTATGATGAAGGTGGCCAATTAACCGAAGCTGTAAGGCGCAAACCATATTCTGTGGTGCTTTTAGATGAAATCGAAAAAGCGCATCCCGACACTTTTAATATTTTATTACAAGTATTAGATGAAGGACATTTAACCGATAATAAAGGACGTGTAGCAGACTTTAAAAACACGATTATTATAATGACCTCCAACATTGGAAGTCATTTAATACAAGATCGTTTTGAAGCTACTAAAGACATGGATTCTGCCATTGAATCGGCAAAAATAGATGTCTTAGGGGTATTAAAACAAAGTGTACGTCCTGAGTTTTTAAATAGAATTGATGATATCATCATGTTTACGCCTTTAAGCAAAGAACATATTACGGCTATTGTTGGGTTACAATTAAAAGCACTTACAAAAATGATAGGGCAACAAGGTATTACTTTTGATGCCACACAAGAAGCCATAGCTTATTTAGCAGAAAAAGGGTATAATCCGGAATACGGTGCAAGACCAGTAAAACGTGTTATTCAAAAAGAGGTTTTAAATGCTTTAAGTAAAGAAATACTAGCAGGAAAAGTGACTACAGATAGTATTATTTTATTAGACGCCTTTGATGATAAATTAGTTTTTAGAAATCAAGTATTAGAAACAAAACGCTAA
- the ytxJ gene encoding bacillithiol system redox-active protein YtxJ gives MGLLNKIFGGTNETKEEKVIPWIPLNQIPQLDFIEKKSANKTQVIFKHSTRCGISSMVIRQFVSSYDLTEKDLDLYYLDLLNYRDLSNEVGYKFQVMHESPQLIVIKNGVVVAHASHSAINEIDLSRFV, from the coding sequence ATGGGATTATTAAATAAAATATTTGGAGGGACTAATGAAACTAAAGAAGAGAAGGTGATACCTTGGATTCCTTTAAATCAGATACCTCAATTGGATTTTATAGAAAAAAAGTCTGCTAACAAAACACAGGTTATTTTTAAACATTCTACGCGCTGTGGTATTAGTAGTATGGTTATAAGGCAATTTGTTAGTAGTTACGATTTAACCGAAAAAGATTTAGATTTATATTATTTGGATTTGCTAAACTATCGAGACCTTTCTAATGAAGTAGGATATAAATTTCAAGTGATGCACGAATCACCTCAGTTAATAGTCATTAAAAATGGGGTAGTGGTTGCACATGCGTCTCATAGTGCTATTAATGAGATTGATTTAAGTAGATTTGTATAA
- a CDS encoding helix-turn-helix transcriptional regulator encodes MNNFSITEISRQILSKDKSIEEISDLLPCFLHINSLDDFRVLEADNQILSYFDLNIAEINTLGFPLLEKYVNSSDLLNAIDLNIKYLKNKDTQSHVSFVQRINFHTSKQEKMFYTRGKVLDDKRILNLSVPIQDLQVFNYDALKLFDNASFIKSNLSKFNALTPREILVCKHLSQESTLKEVALRLNISEHTVKNHQINIYKKLEVKNFYAFYFFCSKFKIHL; translated from the coding sequence TTGAATAATTTTAGTATTACAGAAATTAGCAGGCAAATTTTATCTAAAGACAAGTCTATTGAAGAAATCAGTGACTTACTTCCATGTTTTTTGCATATCAACTCTTTGGATGATTTTAGGGTTTTAGAAGCTGATAATCAAATCTTAAGTTATTTTGATTTAAATATTGCCGAAATAAATACCTTAGGATTTCCTCTTTTAGAAAAATATGTTAATTCGAGTGACTTGTTAAATGCCATTGATCTCAATATCAAATATTTAAAAAACAAGGACACCCAATCTCACGTTTCTTTTGTGCAACGCATTAATTTCCATACATCAAAACAAGAAAAAATGTTCTATACAAGAGGAAAGGTTTTGGATGATAAACGTATTTTAAATTTAAGTGTTCCTATACAAGATCTTCAAGTGTTTAATTATGATGCTTTAAAACTGTTTGATAATGCTTCTTTTATAAAATCGAATTTAAGCAAATTCAATGCTTTAACTCCAAGAGAAATATTGGTGTGTAAACATTTGTCTCAAGAAAGTACATTGAAAGAAGTTGCATTACGTTTAAACATATCAGAACATACTGTTAAAAACCATCAAATAAACATTTATAAAAAATTAGAAGTAAAAAACTTTTATGCTTTTTACTTTTTTTGTTCCAAATTTAAAATCCATTTATGA
- a CDS encoding helix-turn-helix transcriptional regulator: MNTDNVIESSITVLKNQIAKNNEEPENFLGFYHENHIETIELLYLEDRGCKIYGKTIEEIRKAGSKFLEEIMYPDDIPRCVNLLLDFATKKNETEILTYNQRLKMLDETEYITYFTCAKIDIEKGVFQCVTTPMTNIDEFYSEVNTILESSEYLETHLELYTSFSKREREVIKWVCKGLNVYDIANKLFLSHHTIVKHKKNIYKKSGFENKIKLIEFALNFNII; this comes from the coding sequence ATGAATACAGATAATGTCATAGAGTCTTCTATAACCGTTTTAAAAAATCAAATAGCAAAAAACAATGAAGAACCAGAAAATTTTCTCGGATTTTATCATGAAAACCATATAGAAACGATTGAGCTATTATATTTAGAAGATAGGGGATGTAAAATATATGGAAAAACGATAGAGGAAATTAGAAAAGCTGGATCAAAATTTCTTGAAGAGATCATGTATCCTGATGATATTCCGCGCTGTGTTAATTTGTTGCTTGATTTTGCTACTAAAAAGAATGAAACAGAAATATTAACATATAACCAACGCTTAAAAATGTTGGATGAAACAGAATACATTACTTATTTTACTTGCGCCAAAATTGATATTGAAAAAGGCGTATTTCAATGTGTAACAACTCCTATGACCAATATAGATGAGTTTTATTCTGAAGTAAATACGATTTTGGAATCATCAGAGTACTTAGAAACGCATTTAGAGTTGTATACTTCATTCTCAAAACGAGAACGCGAAGTGATAAAATGGGTATGTAAAGGGTTAAATGTTTATGACATAGCAAACAAATTGTTTCTATCTCACCATACCATTGTAAAACATAAAAAAAACATTTACAAAAAAAGTGGTTTTGAGAATAAAATAAAGTTAATTGAGTTTGCTTTAAATTTTAATATTATTTAG
- a CDS encoding T9SS sorting signal type C domain-containing protein, giving the protein MKHYYILIIYLIISFASLGAQNDGSIDTTFNPTDTGFGHGDGASDTVLATAVQNDGKIIITGEFRLYNGASAYYLTRLNSNGNLDTSFNTGTGASNKVLSTAIQSDGKIFIGGDFTSYNGTGVNRIARLNSDGSLDTSFNIGTGTNGIVKTISSQSDGKVIIGGDFTTYNGTIVNRIARLNNDGSLDTSFNTGASANGRIDTISLQSDGKLIIGGGFTSYNGTGVNRVARLNSDGSLDTSFNIGTGANSLVLTTSVQSDGKIIIGGFLTAYNGAVTSRMARLNSDGSLDTSFNMGIGVNAIVLTTAIQSDGKIIIGGGFTSYNNTGVSKVARLNSNGSLDMSFNIGTQINDVVNTTAIQSDGKVIIGGRFTAYNGARFNKIARLNSNGSIDMSFNKVTGSNSIVHSTTVQSDGKIIIGGSFSIYNGTTVNRIARLNSDGSLDTSFNIGTGANGTIYATAVQSDGKIIIGGDFTAYNGTGVNKVARLNSDGSLDTSFNIGIGANSLVLTAAVQSDGKIIISGYFTAFNGSLVNRVARLNTNGSLDTSFNIGTGANNAGVLTTAIQSDGKIIIGGDFTAFNGTGINKIARLNTNGSLDTSFNIGTGSAGNILTISIQSNGKIIIGGDFGAYNGTGVTRVARLNSDGSLDTSFNIGTGANSRVRTTAIQSDGKIIIGGVFTNYNGIGRNRLARLNSNGSLDTSFNIGTGVNGTLYSTTVQSDGKVIIGGDFTSYNTTGRNRLARINTSSGSLSTEDNTITPHSIQVSKNNNILYIENAKSEIESVTIFDITGKRIYNNRNVNNSILEIPGFNTENKLLIIEVIDTHKNRVTKKII; this is encoded by the coding sequence ATGAAACATTATTACATTTTAATCATTTATTTAATAATCTCATTTGCCAGTTTGGGCGCTCAAAATGACGGGTCTATAGATACCACTTTTAATCCTACAGATACTGGTTTTGGTCATGGAGATGGTGCAAGTGATACCGTTTTAGCTACGGCTGTTCAAAATGATGGAAAGATCATTATCACTGGAGAATTCAGATTATATAATGGCGCATCAGCTTATTACCTTACCCGCTTAAATAGCAATGGCAATTTAGATACAAGTTTTAATACAGGTACAGGAGCAAGTAATAAAGTACTATCAACAGCTATTCAAAGTGACGGAAAGATTTTTATCGGTGGAGATTTTACATCTTATAATGGCACAGGAGTTAACAGAATAGCTCGATTAAACAGCGATGGTAGTTTAGATACAAGTTTTAATATAGGTACAGGAACAAATGGTATCGTTAAAACAATAAGCTCTCAAAGTGATGGGAAAGTTATTATTGGTGGAGATTTCACAACATACAATGGCACAATAGTTAATAGAATAGCTCGATTAAACAACGATGGTAGTTTAGATACGAGTTTTAATACAGGGGCAAGTGCAAATGGTAGAATTGATACAATCAGCCTTCAAAGTGATGGAAAACTTATTATCGGTGGAGGTTTTACATCATATAATGGCACAGGAGTTAATAGAGTAGCCAGATTAAACAGTGATGGTAGTTTAGATACGAGTTTTAATATAGGCACTGGAGCTAATAGTTTAGTTTTAACAACGTCTGTTCAAAGCGATGGAAAAATTATTATCGGCGGCTTTTTAACAGCATATAATGGCGCGGTTACTAGTAGAATGGCCCGTTTAAACAGTGATGGTAGTTTAGATACGAGTTTTAATATGGGCATAGGAGTTAATGCGATAGTTTTAACAACGGCTATTCAAAGCGATGGAAAGATTATTATCGGTGGAGGTTTCACATCATATAATAACACAGGAGTTAGTAAAGTAGCGCGATTAAATAGCAATGGTAGTTTGGATATGAGTTTTAATATTGGTACACAAATAAATGATGTCGTTAATACAACCGCTATTCAAAGTGATGGAAAGGTTATTATCGGTGGACGTTTTACAGCATATAATGGCGCAAGATTCAATAAAATAGCCCGATTAAATAGCAATGGTAGTATAGACATGAGCTTTAATAAGGTCACAGGATCAAATAGCATAGTTCATTCAACAACAGTTCAAAGCGATGGAAAGATCATTATCGGTGGCTCTTTTTCAATATATAATGGCACCACAGTTAATAGAATAGCTCGATTAAACAGTGATGGTAGTTTAGATACGAGTTTTAATATAGGTACTGGAGCTAATGGTACCATTTATGCAACCGCTGTTCAAAGTGATGGAAAGATTATTATAGGTGGAGATTTTACAGCATATAATGGCACGGGGGTTAATAAAGTAGCCCGATTAAACAGCGATGGTAGCTTAGATACGAGTTTTAATATTGGCATAGGAGCTAATAGTTTAGTTTTAACAGCAGCTGTTCAAAGTGATGGAAAGATTATTATAAGCGGCTATTTTACAGCTTTTAATGGCTCTTTAGTTAATAGAGTAGCACGATTGAACACCAATGGTAGTTTAGATACGAGTTTTAATATTGGTACTGGAGCAAATAATGCAGGTGTTTTAACAACAGCTATTCAAAGCGACGGAAAGATTATAATCGGTGGAGATTTTACAGCATTTAATGGCACAGGAATTAATAAAATAGCACGATTGAACACCAATGGTAGTTTAGATACGAGTTTTAATATTGGTACAGGGTCAGCTGGTAACATTTTAACAATAAGTATACAAAGCAATGGAAAGATTATTATCGGTGGAGATTTCGGAGCGTATAATGGCACAGGAGTTACTAGAGTAGCTCGATTAAACAGCGATGGTAGTTTAGATACGAGTTTTAATATTGGCACTGGAGCCAATAGTAGAGTTCGAACAACAGCTATTCAAAGCGATGGGAAGATTATTATCGGTGGCGTTTTTACCAACTACAATGGTATTGGAAGAAATAGACTAGCACGCTTAAATAGTAATGGCAGTTTAGATACGAGTTTTAATATAGGTACAGGAGTTAATGGCACCCTTTATTCAACAACTGTTCAAAGCGATGGAAAGGTTATTATTGGTGGAGATTTTACCAGCTATAATACCACTGGAAGAAATAGACTTGCAAGAATTAATACGTCAAGCGGCTCATTAAGTACAGAAGACAATACTATAACACCTCATAGTATACAAGTATCAAAAAACAATAACATACTATATATTGAAAACGCAAAGAGTGAAATTGAATCTGTAACGATATTTGATATTACAGGAAAGCGTATTTATAATAATAGAAATGTTAACAATTCTATATTAGAAATACCAGGTTTTAATACAGAAAATAAACTTTTAATAATAGAAGTTATTGATACTCATAAAAATAGAGTAACAAAAAAGATTATATAG
- a CDS encoding CDP-alcohol phosphatidyltransferase family protein, with product MNEKKQLGMLTFAKDLPNICSLLGLFCTVLAIYFAIKGNFPASIIGMLWAVLFDWYDGIIARKMKGRTKEQGVFGVQLDSMIDIVSFGLLPAILLLSYGNYNIWFIPGAFLIIAANAIRLSYFNIYGLIDGKTYMGLSVDNNAIILAFIFLFENLFQHATFSILLYIIIIILSALNLSSIPIPKFTGKWVYVLIVYVLVMTSFFGYQLWR from the coding sequence ATGAACGAAAAAAAACAATTAGGCATGCTTACTTTTGCCAAGGATTTACCGAATATTTGCTCTTTATTAGGGTTGTTCTGTACTGTATTAGCCATCTATTTTGCCATAAAAGGAAATTTTCCAGCATCAATTATTGGCATGTTATGGGCCGTATTATTCGATTGGTATGATGGAATTATAGCACGTAAAATGAAAGGAAGAACAAAAGAACAAGGTGTCTTTGGAGTTCAGCTCGACTCTATGATAGACATTGTAAGTTTTGGTCTTTTACCAGCAATATTACTTTTAAGTTATGGAAATTATAATATATGGTTTATACCAGGCGCTTTTTTAATTATTGCTGCCAATGCCATTCGGCTAAGCTATTTTAATATTTATGGTCTTATTGATGGTAAAACTTATATGGGACTTTCTGTTGACAACAACGCAATCATCCTTGCTTTTATCTTTTTATTCGAAAACCTCTTCCAACATGCTACTTTTTCGATACTTCTTTATATCATTATAATTATTCTATCGGCTCTTAATTTATCCTCCATACCAATACCCAAATTTACAGGAAAGTGGGTGTATGTATTAATAGTATATGTGTTAGTTATGACAAGTTTTTTTGGATATCAATTATGGCGTTGA